A part of Biomphalaria glabrata chromosome 3, xgBioGlab47.1, whole genome shotgun sequence genomic DNA contains:
- the LOC106078243 gene encoding uncharacterized protein LOC106078243, giving the protein MSWALDDAVLDHHKTGSKFSRCDSLKRRTSQNPVCCRRLNCSGRDALDPLSRLGKLPSSKRGSRRHSLCHIIVKNVSESSFKYEQNIRRSSSLTSYRRTGTSSKRSSLKRESGQSLEEEKTADVTRYHHIHVKTPSTEKLAARTETATKVINNRLRVIRGREWYLINHRSIKIGQKDLLLSDNESLGELKRRLDIYEAVAEYTNMLLALGFPDNFMIDAIIYKDALSKKTNYLTYREIYQSEIMNGSHKLSLPMHQSEVMDGSHKLSLPMHQSEVMNGSHKLSLSMQQTEVMNGSHKLSLPMHQSVVMNGSHKLSLSMQLTEVMNGSHKLSLPMHQSEFMNGSHRLSLSMQQTEVMNGSHKLSLPMHQSEVMNGSHKLSLSMQQTEVMNGSHKLSLPMKQAEIMNGSSLPIQNITASSEPCNENEPLSLLGELAKCGDDQKSHEEIQPAKETKTRDDICNQTNTCAEKETKGKPESQNTGLQEKLRIPIETKPRRPVYSKVYSNSAKKRSWQNYPPKLFEKLTRNTGVEKQSVKFENNLVRCHTYRSGAKQIWSGENERNSSVEFRHQYDSSKKRTRSEFESLFLRYKKGQERDRDERPRSTLASNPDYAKHNKKSPLRHKHRPGANGELRSRTSRKDTCGSVREHDKRRRRYSSSGSRSSRSSVSLNRRGSTRKSRSLSKRCSESSLCDRPSKRFKEGVSSERSADSSTSSKRSSHSENLKRSPCTCCCRDDPKKQKSAALVPNTCTSDKSIQQSNSDEASKPRPLISKVDEPLQESLSVSPSIIPSALDVKSLTTAIENHSTDCNSKKNTVLNIFNADKMTIATQEKETSMKQDQNEGQGHEDNVKGAFRKPKLIDLIQLQLPPAKCAKSSCKDASRCCASIYARIPAYTLAKCVSGDPRRQNLQSPYKCDCHKLEECKTASQEINQDSCPIYRNPFTFTTTVDNDQERKIDLDVKTSSVTLTECSQCPPVKMYSVEEPSQKQSVLKSSKGEPKRRKLPKFSFPSICSLLTKAQTIYALSELCNVPRPVSPLPPDERTVSNISQSPKSFAEKGGEIVSSPRTQKVISENLDVGAFNPRLLSGFDDLCEITVVKLFGAPASHIVYITSTNHVTDSEDLCSHSVNSVENARGGYCPLTLQKLCFIIIAKNKNIFAPKPVRACSVGSKSSQNKNFRVALSGKKSSSSVVSCRQSCKRNFAEVCSDRESCGVLKCSKETKVSIANVNNSNDSDDEPDSDYCHLLTGPTDTWDRYVCDDMSTPIVLSAADRVYHVSGSKCETAWAPVKGSDLLGFTPSDLNWSRELIHVDAHAAATTQASVAQLVNEDLVQHGQVGDILLDLNLNEVTEDILAQAMESAGLSERNIRSFLHSDFSLQSFLLEEAGPTGNQVEADDFLNSIFCSFNDCTENMPSLKDKQQEAEVIDFTTTLGLCEPENDTQLFHENNQHTCPWSLDLDSIHYDNYAPYDTFSSDRTWCENLECDGAIKSRSISSLTEQYIDLDFDESDLIYLDTGPLSDVNDPGVCPSTKQVSTTLNSEQLSDAIECLPGGSSDACQYPLTSLGTGLTKNVRRTPSAHESISDLRGGKKRRKSRVSASKTPATCSVSKQLKLRKNFAKAVATYTGNNVNLAEESCLDEDKTGFNQDKSHCFVARTLDYVRRWSDTKAPTVSDYIHTVPYDCENSSKFTLYNDGSVNSRISNKTHINSSENDQDSSASGLNTNSDQLPTDNTSLQCPVVHEFMSSTQKTIPSFETYSEARKKWCGSLNETISPTTLTTYFNEQQQTLSLFTQQMLKLSPGFLKRSKKNSQSPLESRENRVSTKIFRVMRHSNHRKSYVSRTTVKKPNQSRVSRPLDVNNNASWDRAETGGSKLKSAKNSKIQDSKKSAANEGRLQLPRVCDTSSSFEKDRKKLEKATDKFRKHHQTLHQAPRTLSLLQRPVSPATDMDSTAHPTPSDLSQFPLINNARSGNENQNKSPIDTVCTLPAMASASARESSKVLKFVKRLDSQYGDQLAHGDLDTKQRLNKFCKSYLTQHSNCKKKSQSSSSETKMRDKSAGFVPSQSSDKIDNDINILAAHNAIEPSSNLKPIGGNEINSPEAVPVADGIEQSTNGANSRAGHASKQSQNASSVKKSTEAKAKPIPKKTLLRSDIASSVNRLAAKPPSPTKRLMYKIQSFEREFKKPFSISDNIEQNTLANGTSKPSSPITTLAARDKCIKDAKKLLPVITGGRADSAPRLEVNKPKCLLAAKAKEPQIERGGFKIVKNVSKEESASSKAFDEPSDEFIKDDQLETRQSIMNSLTFGGGDIRTSKKEDSKETTNRISSLNVHKNNPNIVLQDSPNIVLQDSPNIEIKSLEQLKRMTDHSFAMEFPDYFKHSQKSSHLSRPTERRNDTIISRRLEGTTSRGTSDVTFNIQRSMEQPVQTSVFHINAKEKESEDKRNKLITVISPTSNVPRKYFSVALPDGVPEELMREPVTIPEDKPKSEAAESLEKEFQQFLDECRDDEKELLTADDDYLSEFDDIDVEDAKMYLLENTPDNQEQRSLSDDLNTSSPSLSPSKIQNDVSKGELGIQLDTVKRNSPMEQGGGDGSTVKSTSILQNLTDDNDSDCDIFKVESLTSIKNSMDKALSDSFDDITEAGVDLFQSRTDGSFWADSPNPWSVPAPYAPGQRVFKKLTPIQEVQEDGEEDACLTRDEP; this is encoded by the coding sequence ATGAGTTGGGCACTGGACGACGCGGTGTTGGACCATCACAAGACGGGAAGCAAGTTCTCCAGGTGTGACTCTCTCAAGCGTCGCACGTCACAAAACCCAGTCTGTTGCCGTAGACTAAATTGTTCTGGACGCGACGCCCTTGACCCCTTAAGCAGACTTGGAAAATTACCAAGCTCTAAGAGAGGCTCTCGTCGGCACTCATTGTGTCATATTATCGTAAAGAATGTTTCAGAGAGCAGCTTCAAATACGAACAGAACATCCGACGTTCATCCTCCTTGACCTCGTACCGCCGAACTGGCACGTCGTCGAAGAGGTCGAGCCTAAAGCGGGAATCAGGACAAAgcttagaagaagaaaagactGCAGACGTGACCAGATATCATCACATTCACGTCAAAACGCCCAGCACCGAAAAGCTAGCTGCTCGTACTGAAACCGCAACGAAAGTTATAAACAATCGTCTCCGGGTAATACGAGGTCGAGAGTGGTACTTGATCAATCATCGCTCCATAAAGATAGGCCAGAAGGATCTTCTACTTTCTGACAATGAATCTCTGGGTGAACTCAAGCGTCGCCTGGACATTTACGAAGCTGTGGCCGAATACACAAATATGTTGTTGGCTCTGGGGTTTCCTGACAACTTCATGATAGACGCCATCATCTACAAAGATGCGCTGTCGAAGAAAACGAACTATCTTACCTATAGGGAAATATATCAATCTGAGATTATGAATGGTTCTCACAAGTTGTCACTGCCCATGCACCAATCTGAGGTCATGGATGGTTCTCACAAGTTGTCACTGCCCATGCACCAATCTGAGGTCATGAATGGTTCTCACAAGTTGTCTTTATCCATGCAACAAACTGAGGTCATGAATGGTTCTCACAAGTTGTCACTGCCCATGCACCAATCTGTGGTCATGAATGGTTCTCACAAGTTGTCTTTATCCATGCAACTAACTGAGGTCATGAATGGTTCTCACAAGTTGTCACTGCCCATGCACCAATCTGAGTTCATGAATGGTTCTCACAGGTTGTCTTTATCCATGCAACAAACTGAGGTCATGAATGGTTCTCACAAGTTGTCACTGCCCATGCACCAATCTGAGGTCATGAATGGTTCTCACAAGTTGTCTTTATCCATGCAACAAACTGAGGTCATGAATGGTTCTCACAAGTTGTCACTGCCCATGAAGCAAGCTGAAATCATGAATGGTTCTTCATTGCCCATACAGAATATAACGGCATCATCGGAACCTTGTAATGAAAATGAGCCACTGTCTCTTTTGGGTGAGCTAGCAAAGTGTGGAGACGATCAAAAATCACACGAGGAGATTCAGCCAGCAAAGGAGACTAAAACGAGAGACGATATTTGTAATCAAACAAACACATGTGctgagaaagaaacaaaagggaAGCCTGAAAGTCAGAACACTGGATTGCAAGAAAAGTTAAGGATCCCAATTGAAACCAAACCTCGTCGACCCGTTTATTCGAAAGTTTACTCCAATTCTGCCAAGAAGAGATCTTGGCAAAATTACCCGCCAAAATTATTCGAGAAACTAACGAGGAATACTGGTGTGGAGAAACAAAGCGTGAAATTTGAAAATAATCTAGTCAGATGTCATACATACAGGTCTGGAGCAAAACAAATTTGGTCAGGTGAAAATGAAAGAAACAGCAGCGTTGAGTTCAGACATCAATATGATTCATCGAAGAAGCGAACACGCTCAGAGTTCGAGTCTCTCTTCCTCCGCTATAAAAAGGGCCAAGAGCGCGACCGCGATGAACGCCCAAGAAGCACGTTGGCTTCGAATCCTGACTACgctaaacataataaaaaatctCCTTTGCGCCACAAACATCGTCCTGGTGCTAATGGCGAGCTTCGTTCAAGGACAAGTCGAAAAGACACGTGTGGAAGTGTTCGGGAGCACGACAAGCGCAGGAGGAGATACAGCAGCTCGGGCAGTCGTTCTTCAAGGTCTAGTGTCAGCCTCAACAGGAGGGGCTCAACGAGAAAAAGTCGGTCTCTCTCCAAAAGGTGCAGCGAATCGTCTCTTTGTGACAGACCTTCAAAGAGATTCAAAGAGGGTGTGTCATCAGAGCGGAGCGCCGACTCATCCACCAGCTCGAAACGATCCTCGCACTCAGAGAACCTGAAGAGATCACCGTGTACCTGCTGCTGTAGAGACGATCCGAAAAAACAAAAGAGCGCAGCCCTCGTACCAAATACGTGCACTTCTGATAAGTCAATACAACAAAGTAATTCAGACGAGGCTTCTAAGCCACGACCGCTAATCAGTAAAGTCGATGAGCCTCTCCAAGAAAGCCTCAGCGTTTCACCTTCCATCATTCCTTCTGCTCTAGACGTAAAGAGCCTTACGACGGCCATCGAAAACCATTCAACTGATTGTAACTCTAAAAAGAATACTgttctaaacatttttaatgcCGATAAAATGACAATCGCGactcaagaaaaagaaacctCCATGAAACAGGATCAGAACGAGGGTCAAGGCCATGAGGACAACGTCAAGGGAGCGTTTCGAAAACCCAAGCTTATTGATTTGATTCAACTCCAACTACCTCCTGCTAAATGTGCAAAATCTTCATGCAAAGACGCTTCTCGTTGCTGTGCCTCCATTTACGCTAGAATCCCAGCCTACACACTGGCCAAATGCGTTTCCGGTGATCCACGCAGACAGAATTTACAATCTCCATACAAGTGTGACTGTCATAAATTGGAGGAATGTAAAACGGCTTCCCAAGAAATAAACCAAGATTCTTGTCCCATATACAGGAACCCATTTACCTTCACCACAACGGTTGACAATGACCAAGAGAGAAAGATCGACCTAGATGTCAAGACGTCAAGTGTAACCCTAACAGAATGTTCGCAATGTCCGCCAGTGAAAATGTATTCTGTCGAGGAACCATCGCAGAAACAGTCAGTATTAAAGTCATCTAAAGGCGAACCCAAAAGGAGGAAGTTGCCTAAATTCTCTTTCCCCTCCATCTGCTCATTGTTGACCAAGGCGCAAACCATTTACGCCCTGAGTGAGCTGTGTAACGTGCCGAGGCCCGTTTCTCCTTTGCCTCCGGACGAAAGAACTGTCTCTAACATTTCGCAATCTCCAAAATCTTTCGCTGAAAAAGGGGGCGAGATTGTTTCATCGCCCCGTACACAGAAAGTAATCAGTGAGAATCTCGACGTCGGGGCCTTTAACCCCCGCCTTTTATCTGGCTTTGATGACTTGTGTGAGATAACTGTCGTGAAGTTATTCGGGGCGCCTGCTAGTCACATTGTGTATATTACGTCCACAAACCACGTGACTGATTCCGAGGATCTGTGTAGCCATTCGGTTAATAGCGTAGAAAATGCGCGAGGAGGTTATTGCCCTTTAACTCTTCAAAAACTATGTTTTATAATtatagctaaaaataaaaatattttcgcGCCAAAACCAGTGCGCGCGTGCAGTGTTGGCTCAAAGTCTTCGCAGAACAAGAACTTCAGGGTAGCTCTTTCAGGCAAAAAATCTAGCTCTTCCGTAGTTTCTTGTCGTCAATCGTGCAAGAGAAATTTCGCAGAGGTGTGCTCAGACCGTGAAAGCTGCGGCGTTTTGAAATGTTCCAAAGAGACGAAAGTATCTATCGCAAACGTCAACAACTCTAACGATAGTGACGATGAGCCGGACTCGGATTACTGTCATCTACTGACGGGCCCAACTGACACCTGGGACAGATATGTCTGCGATGACATGAGCACCCCGATCGTCTTGAGCGCCGCCGACAGGGTGTACCACGTCAGCGGGTCTAAGTGTGAAACAGCATGGGCCCCAGTGAAAGGCTCAGACCTCCTCGGTTTTACTCCCTCGGATTTGAACTGGTCACGTGAGCTTATCCACGTTGACGCGCACGCTGCAGCGACAACTCAAGCGTCCGTTGCACAGCTCGTGAATGAAGATCTTGTACAACATGGTCAAGTCGGTGACATTTTATTGGATTTAAACTTAAACGAGGTGACGGAAGATATTTTAGCGCAAGCGATGGAAAGCGCGGGACTGTCTGAAAGAAATATCCGTTCTTTTCTGCATTCGGATTTTTCACTACAGTCATTTCTTTTGGAGGAAGCAGGGCCAACTGGCAATCAAGTCGAAGCTGATGACTTCTTAAACTCTATCTTCTGTTCATTTAACGACTGTACTGAAAACATGCCGTCGTTGAAGGACAAACAACAAGAAGCAGAGGTCATTGATTTCACCACTACATTAGGACTATGCGAGCCAGAAAACGatacacaattatttcatgAAAATAACCAGCATACTTGCCCATGGTCTCTCGATCTAGATAGCATCCACTACGATAATTACGCGCCTTACGATACTTTCTCGTCAGATCGCACGTGGTGTGAAAATCTAGAATGTGATGGCGCTATTAAGTCGCGCTCAATCAGTTCTTTGACAGAGCAGTACATCGACCTCGACTTTGACGAGTCTGATTTGATCTATCTTGACACTGGACCACTAAGTGACGTCAACGATCCTGGTGTATGCCCATCAACGAAGCAGGTCAGCACCACATTAAACTCTGAGCAACTAAGTGATGCTATCGAATGCCTGCCGGGAGGGAGCTCCGATGCTTGTCAGTATCCTCTCACGAGCCTTGGGACTGGACTTACCAAGAATGTCAGGAGGACGCCGAGCGCGCATGAATCTATAAGCGACTTGCGCGGTGGAAAAAAGCGAAGAAAATCGAGAGTTAGCGCCTCGAAAACTCCCGCTACTTGCAGTGTTTCTAAACAACTTAAACTTCGTAAAAATTTCGCAAAAGCTGTTGCGACCTACACTGGTAATAATGTCAACCTAGCTGAAGAAAGCTGCCTCGATGAAGATAAAACAGGTTTCAACCAAGATAAAAGTCATTGTTTTGTTGCTAGGACTTTGGATTACGTAAGACGTTGGAGTGATACAAAAGCGCCGACTGTCAGTGATTACATTCATACAGTTCCCTATGATTGTGAGAACTCTTCaaagtttactttatataatgatGGTTCTGTAAACTCAAGGATAAGCAATAAGACACATATCAATAGTTCCGAAAACGATCAAGACAGCTCAGCTTCTGGTCTGAATACAAATAGTGATCAGCTGCCCACGGATAATACTTCTTTACAGTGTCCTGTAGTTCACGAGTTCATGTCTTCAACACAAAAAACTATTCCATCATTTGAGACCTACAGCGAGGCGAGAAAAAAGTGGTGCGGCTCGTTGAACGAGACAATATCCCCCACTACATTAACTACTTATTTCAACGAACAACAGCAAACTCTATCGCTATTCACCCAGCAGATGTTGAAATTAAGCCCTGGATTCCTCAAAAGATCCAAAAAGAACAGCCAATCTCCTTTGGAATCAAGGGAGAACCGCGTATCTACTAAAATATTTCGCGTCATGCGGCATTCGAACCACAGAAAGTCGTATGTCAGTAGAACCACTGTGAAAAAGCCCAACCAGTCTCGTGTATCTCGACCTCTAGACGTTAACAACAACGCCAGCTGGGATCGAGCTGAGACAGGAGGGTCCAAATTAAAATCTGCCAAAAACAGCAAGATTCAAGACTCCAAAAAGTCAGCAGCAAACGAAGGACGTCTGCAGCTGCCACGAGTTTGTGACACCTCATCCAGTTTtgaaaaagatagaaaaaagTTGGAGAAGGCGACTGATAAATTTCGGAAACACCACCAGACCTTGCACCAGGCCCCCCGCACGCTCTCACTTTTGCAACGCCCCGTCTCCCCTGCTACTGACATGGACAGCACGGCTCACCCTACACCCTCAGACTTGAGTCAATTTCCGTTAATAAACAACGCGAGAAGCGGTAACGAAAATCAAAATAAGAGCCCTATAGACACGGTATGCACACTACCAGCGATGGCCAGCGCATCTGCGCGGGAAAGCTCGAAGGTTCTAAAATTTGTGAAGAGGCTGGACAGCCAATACGGAGACCAGCTGGCTCACGGCGACCTGGACACAAAACAGCGTCTAAACAAGTTTTGCAAAAGCTATCTGACACAGCACAGcaattgtaaaaagaaatcGCAGTCGAGCTCGTCGGAGACGAAGATGAGAGATAAGAGCGCTGGTTTTGTCCCATCTCAGTCATCGGATAAAATAGACAATGACATCAACATTCTTGCAGCTCACAACGCCATCGAACCTAGTTCGAATCTCAAACCCATAGGTGGAAATGAAATTAACTCTCCCGAAGCGGTTCCTGTAGCCGATGGCATTGAACAGTCGACCAATGGGGCAAATAGTCGTGCAGGTCATGCCTCAAAACAAAGCCAAAATGCATCATCAGTCAAAAAGTCCACAGAAGCAAAGGCCAAGCCGATCCCTAAGAAAACTCTCTTGCGCTCAGATATTGCCAGTAGCGTGAATCGCCTTGCAGCAAAGCCACCGTCGCCAACCAAGAGACTAATGTATAAGATTCAATCCTTCGAGCGAGAGTTTAAAAAACCGTTTAGCATTAGCGACAACATTGAGCAGAACACGTTGGCAAACGGCACTTCTAAACCGTCATCACCTATCACAACTTTAGCCGCTCGCGACAAATGCATCAAAGATGCGAAAAAGCTTTTGCCTGTAATCACTGGAGGTAGAGCTGACTCAGCGCCGAGGCTTGAAGTCAACAAACCCAAGTGTCTCCTTGCAGCTAAAGCCAAAGAACCACAGATAGAGCGAGGTGGGTTCAAAATTGTCAAAAATGTCTCTAAAGAGGAAAGCGCGTCCTCTAAAGCCTTCGACGAACCCTCGGACGAGTTTATCAAAGACGACCAACTTGAAACGCGACAGAGTATTATGAATTCTTTGACCTTTGGTGGGGGAGACATCCGGACCTCTAAAAAAGAGGATTCGAAAGAAACAACAAATCGGATTTCCTCATTAAACGTTCACAAAAACAACCCAAATATTGTGCTCCAGGATAGTCCAAATATTGTGCTCCAGGATAGTCCAAATATTGAAATCAAATCTTTGGAGCAGCTGAAACGAATGACAGACCACTCTTTTGCTATGGAGTTTCCAGATTACTTCAAGCACAGCCAAAAGTCTAGCCATTTGAGCAGACCAACAGAAAGAAGAAACGACACGATCATTAGTAGAAGACTGGAAGGCACCACTTCACGTGGTACTAGTGACGTGACATTCAACATACAGCGATCTATGGAGCAGCCTGTTCAAACTTCAGTATTCCACATCAATGCCAAAGAAAAAGAGAGCGAAGATAAACGCAATAAATTGATTaccgttatttctccaacttctAACGTTCCAAGGAAGTACTTCTCCGTAGCATTGCCTGATGGCGTCCCAGAAGAACTCATGCGTGAGCCTGTCACGATTCCCGAAGATAAGCCAAAGTCTGAAGCCGCTGAGAGTTTGGAGAAAGAGTTCCAGCAGTTTTTAGACGAATGCCGTGATGACGAAAAGGAGCTTCTCACAGCAGATGACGACTACTTGTCCGAATTCGACGACATCGACGTCGAAGACGCGAAAATGTATCTTTTAGAAAACACTCCAGACAATCAGGAACAGCGCAGCCTCTCTGACGACTTAAACACGTCATCCCCTTCCTTGTCGCCTTCGAAAATCCAAAATGACGTCAGCAAAGGAGAATTGGGAATTCAGTTGGACACGGTGAAAAGGAATTCCCCCATGGAACAAGGCGGTGGAGACGGCTCAACAGTCAAGTCCACCTCCATACTCCAGAACTTGACTGACGATAACGACTCTGATTGTGACATTTTCAAAGTCGAGTCCCTCACCTCCATAAAAAACTCCATGGACAAAGCCCTTAGCGACTCGTTCGATGATATTACCGAAGCCGGCGTCGATTTGTTTCAGAGCAGAACCGACGGCAGCTTCTGGGCAGACTCCCCTAATCCGTGGTCAGTTCCAGCACCCTACGCTCCAGGACAGAGAGTATTCAAGAAGTTGACCCCAATACAGGAAGTGCAAGAAGATGGTGAAGAAGACGCATGTTTAACAAGAGACGAGCCGTGA